The sequence CCCGGTCGTGAACACGATCTCACCTGTGCCCGCCTGCACGGCCTCCTCGACCCGCTGGCCAAGGCCGCCGAGGACGGGCTGATCACGTTGGCCGACCTCGGCTACGTCGATGCGGGTATGGGGTTTCGCCTGCCGTACAAGAGGTCTCGGGGTGGCACACTCACCGACGATCAGATCCAGTACAACAAGGTCCACGGTGCGCTCCGAGCCCTCGCCGAACGAGCGAACGCCCAGCTCAAGATGCGGTTCAAGGCACTGCGGAACGTCAGCAAGTGCCCTTGGAAGATCGGCGGTATCGTCGCCGCGGCGCTCGTCCTCTTCCACCGGGAGCAAGCTCACAAGCAGCTGTCACCCAGCGTGAACGCCGGTTGCTGACAATGACTCACTGACCTGAGCGGAACGGCGCTTCGCTGGCGAGGCGACGGTGGTCGAATGGTGCAGGTGTCCGTCTACCGCCCACAGCACAAGATGAGCGATGCTCTGGACATCCTTGCCCTGAATGTCATGCGGCATCCCGTCGAGCCCAAGAAGGCCACCGATCCAGTGGTCTCCGGGGATCGCACAGACATGATGTGGGTGGCGGATCACGGATTGGTGCTCAGGGTCACCACGTCCGAGTCGGCGAAGGACGCGCTCGACGCGGTCGTCCGGGGGCTTCACGTTTCACAGGCCCCTGCCTAGAGCGTAGGCGCGTTGGTCCATGTGCGACTGATCAGAGCGGCCATGCCCGGAACTGCTGATGCAGTTCGGGTAGGCGTACTGGCGTCGTGCCCGTTGCGTGCCCGTCAGGAAGGCGATCAAGGGGGACTCACGGGGAATGACGGGTATTCGAAGCGCTCCCCCGCAGGTCAGCGTTCCCCCAGCTCAACACCCAGCCTCGCCAGAGACTTCCCAAGCTGACAGCGCGGGTTCGATTCCCGTCACCCGCTCCACGATTTCTCAGACAAGCACATCTGGCAACAGTCTGAACGCCGACACATGCCGAGGCCGGATCAGCGTGAAGTCACGGCGGTCGATCGTGGCAATCTGCGTGACGCCTAGACGCTCCGCGATGGCAACCACGGACACATCAGCCGGGTCGAGACGAGCGTCCTTGTAAAGCCGGACGAGTTCAGCCATGCGCCGTACATCGGCAGCAAGCAGATCGACCAACTCGAACTCTTCGGTCACGAGATCAAGAAACTGTGCATGTACGGCAGGCCCCATGTGCCTGTTGATCGTCCAACCAGCTTCAATCAAGACCGTCGAGGGCAGGAGGAGTGGTCCCTCCAGCTCCTCCAGGAGCCGCACACATGAGGCATGGTGCTTGTCATCTCGATCGACGACAGCTATCAGGGGGCCGGTGTCCAGGAGCGTGGCGGTCATACTGACCGATTGAACCGCTCCGCCAGCAGATCTTCGACCCGTTCCGACAGATCGCCTTCGCCGGATGCGCCAATTCCAGCGATCGACAGACGACGACGTCGAACCGGCTCAGACAGTTCTTCGTCCGCCGTCTCAGCCAGTTCTGGATCTGTCTTCACCAAGCGCAGGAGACGACGCGCCTGGTCCGGCGAAAGCCGGTCCACCAGGTGATGAAGCTCCTCATGCGCATGTCCGGCGCTCATGACCACGAGTCTACGCAAGCGGTTCCGCTTGCGACAGCGACACCGCTACACCCAACGGCCTGGTACGGGCCGACCCGCTGTCCTCCGAATCGCCAGGAGATCTCTCGACGTCGAGACTTCGCGCCAGATGCGTGCTAGAACAGGCGGGGAACCACGGTCACTCACGGGGACTCACGGTCAACCGACCCGCCTTGGCCTGCACCCCCGTTTTCCCAGCTCAGAGCACCAAGTCAGTAGATGATTCCCAAGCTGATAGCGCGGGTTCGATTCCCGTCACCCGCTCCATGCTTCAAGACCCACAGGAAGAGACTCGCCACTCGGGCCTTGATCTTTTCTGAGCCTGCTCTCGCTCGCGCGTCAGATCAGTTGATCTTGGCCCCAGCGAAGGGCGGATCATCGCACTCACGACTGACCTGAAGCCCAGCTCAACCAGTTCCGAAGGGTTGAGCTCGTGGCTTTGAGCACGGCGGAGTCGTGCGGTGGCGCAGGCCAGATCTG is a genomic window of Streptosporangium album containing:
- a CDS encoding type II toxin-antitoxin system VapC family toxin; this encodes MTATLLDTGPLIAVVDRDDKHHASCVRLLEELEGPLLLPSTVLIEAGWTINRHMGPAVHAQFLDLVTEEFELVDLLAADVRRMAELVRLYKDARLDPADVSVVAIAERLGVTQIATIDRRDFTLIRPRHVSAFRLLPDVLV
- a CDS encoding HARBI1 family protein; this translates as MLLVFSTPPQVGAVRAQGAAAVGFDLIETDRCRALGPNGADLWWSGKHKQHGGNIQVLSSPGGDPLWTSEVRPGREHDLTCARLHGLLDPLAKAAEDGLITLADLGYVDAGMGFRLPYKRSRGGTLTDDQIQYNKVHGALRALAERANAQLKMRFKALRNVSKCPWKIGGIVAAALVLFHREQAHKQLSPSVNAGC